One segment of Dryobates pubescens isolate bDryPub1 chromosome 23, bDryPub1.pri, whole genome shotgun sequence DNA contains the following:
- the LOC128898436 gene encoding centrosome-associated protein ALMS1-like, whose protein sequence is MEERKMQSVLQAEREELFNPPEKRKGYRNASHLLAERGLLVGEKRRTVPRSEMVQRSKRIYEQLPEVRKRREEEKRKEEYNSYRLRAQLYKRKITNRVLGRKVPWN, encoded by the exons atggaggagaggaagatgCAGAGTGTACTGCAGGCTGAACGAGAAGAGCTCTTTAAtcctccagagaagagaaagggctACAGGAATGCAAGTCACTTGCTGGCTGAGAGAG GTCTTCTGgttggagaaaagagaagaacagTTCCAAGGAGTGAAATGGTTCAGAGATCTAAACG GATCTATGAGCAGCTGCCAGAGGTgcggaagagaagagaggaggagaagaggaaagaggagtACAACTCGTACCGCCTGAGAGCACAGCTCTACAAAAGG aaaaTCACCAACCGTGTCTTAGGGAGGAAGGTGCCTTGGAACTGA